The following coding sequences lie in one Labrus bergylta chromosome 5, fLabBer1.1, whole genome shotgun sequence genomic window:
- the nampt2 gene encoding nicotinamide phosphoribosyltransferase 2, producing MAAQDFNILLATDSYKITHYKQYPPNVNKIYSYFECRRKKGSQFSEVVFFGLQYLLKKYLTGQVVTEEKIQEAKLFYQMHFKQSVFDEEGWRKVLEKHDGRLPVRIKAVPEGRIIPTGNVLFTVENTDPNFYWLTNYIETMLVQMWYPITVATISREFKKILAKHLKATSGSLEGLDLKLHDFGYRGVSSQESAALGGAAHLVNFCSTDTVAGLLMAQRYYSCPMAGFSIPAAEHSTIISWGRNREKEAFEQLLDQFTSGPVSVVSDSYDIFNACKHIWGDKLKERVMERSQDSCLVIRPDSGDPAETLIEVLKILEECFGSSLNSVGFKVLPSYLRIIQGDGIDLRSVDEILEKLSDEGWSAENVFFGCGSALLQKLNRDTLSCAFKCSYVESNGKGTDVYKQPVTDPSKGSKRGRLSLRRNSDGFLETIEKGAGKPEEDLLVTVFENGSLVKDYSLEEIRKNARLRDEDLNPTLHNHQQDLLHNHIMNGSH from the exons ATGGCAGCGCaggattttaacattttgcttgCTACGGATTCCTACAAG atCACACACTACAAACAGTACCCTCCAAATGTCAACAAGATCTACTCCTACTTCGAATGCCGGCGCAAGAAAGGCTCCCAGTTCAGCGAGGTGGTCTTCTTTGGTCTGCAGTATCTGCTGAAGAAGTATCTCACag GCCAGGTGGTGACTGAGGAGAAGATTCAGGAAGCCAAGCTCTTCTACCAGATGCACTTCAAACAGTCTGTGTTTGATGAAGAAGGCTGGAGGAAAGTGCTGGAG AAACACGATGGCCGTCTGCCTGTGCGGATCAAAGCTGTCCCCGAGGGAAGGATCATACCGACAGGGAACGTACTCTTCACTGTTGAAAACACAGATCCAAACTTCTACTGGCTCACCAACTATATCGAG ACTATGCTGGTCCAGATGTGGTATCCCATTACAGTAGCCACCATATCCCGGGAGTTTAAGAAGATCTTAGCCAAGCACCTGAAGGCCACATCAGGGAGCCTGGAGGGTCTGGACCTGAAACTGCACGACTTTGGCTACAGAGGAGTCTCCTCACAGGAG TCTGCAGCTTTAGGTGGAGCAGCTCACCTGGTTAATTTCTGCAGTACAGACACCGTCGCTGGGCTGCTGATGGCTCAGCGGTACTACAGCTGCCCGATGGCCGGCTTTTCCATCCCAGCAGCGGAGCACag CACCATCATCTCCTGGGGGAGGAACAGGGAGAAGGAGGCGTTTGAACAGCTCCTGGACCAGTTCACCTCGGGGCCCGTGTCGGTGGTCAGCGACAGCTACGACATCTTCAACGCCTGCAAACACATCTGGGGAGACAAGCTGAAGGAGCGCGTCATGGAGCGCAGCCAGGACTCATGTCTGGTCATCAGGCCGGACTCTGGAGACCCTGCAGAGACTCTTATTGAG GTCCTGAAGATTTTGGAGGAGTGTTTCGGCAGCTCTCTGAACTCAGTGGGATTCAAGGTGCTGCCGTCTTACCTCCGGATAATTCAAGGAGACGGGATCGACCTCCGCTCGGTGGATGAG ATTCTGGAGAAGCTGAGTGATGAAGGTTGGAGCGCTGAGAACGTCTTCTTTGGCTGCGGCAGCGCTCTGCTCCAGAAGCTCAACAGAGACACGCTCAGCTGTGCCTTCAAGTGCAGCTACGTGGAGAGCAACGGCAAAGGG ACGGACGTGTACAAGCAGCCAGTGACCGACCCGTCCAAGGGTTCAAAGAGGGGTCGCTTATCTCTGAGGAGAAACTCTGACGGCTTCTTGGAGACCATCGAGAAAGGAGCGGGCAAGCCGGAGGAG GACCTGCTGGTGACCGTGTTCGAGAACGGCAGCCTGGTGAAGGACTACTCCCTGGAGGAGATCAGGAAGAACGCTCGGCTGCGGGACGAGGACTTGAACCCCACCCTGCACAACCACCAACAGGACCTGCTGCACAACCACATCATGAACGGCAGTCATTAG
- the ldlrad2 gene encoding low-density lipoprotein receptor class A domain-containing protein 2, with amino-acid sequence MILHSSAIDTVNVVDFCGQTIRGDGMIVNSHQESKKYYFVTMGTDCHLTMQASSPKDKVQFHFRFFLVYSLLRVAPMSPAPVFPESPRGSAPLNPRLEPTSGESSGDPCHAGSYVQFYDGRDRNSPPLGPPLCGKSPPRPVLSTGNYLTLRLVTRGTQPRVDFVGDFTSFRLGFNQSECSSEPYFTCRNGKCIPLGLVCDEKGIDNCGDGSDLEENLTTGCKAGQLLPPEPPPAVATPHPPVVTPPTVPIASHMNCGMPDSAPSHESVTDSPASLALLVLYILLGVVAGCVVLCWCCWSPGWFLWRISICRFLPCCNVPCSSCQLCAQSCTHGKEHRLAKVTPHTPVNGAPAGTAANANSAEENVTVAPV; translated from the exons ATGATTCTCCACAGCTCGGCCATTGATACTG TGAACGTGGTGGACTTCTGTGGTCAGACGATCCGAGGTGACGGCATGATCGTCAACTCGCACCAggagtctaagaagtactactTTGTTACCATGGGGACCGACTGTCACCTCACCATGCAGGCCAGCTCGCCCAAAGACAAGGTCCAGTTCCACTTCCGCTTCTTCCTGGTCTACAGCTTGCTACGCGTCGCCCCTATGAGCCCCGCCCCCGTCTTCCCAGAGTCCCCCCGTGGCTCCGCCCCTTTAAACCCCAGACTTGAGCCCACCTCGGGGGAGAGCTCGGGGGATCCGTGTCACGCCGGCTCGTATGTTCAGTTCTACGACGGACGGGACAGGAACTCGCCCCCCCTCGGGCCTCCTCTGTGCGGGAAGAGCCCGCCCCGACCCGTCCTGTCCACAGGAAACTACCTGACCCTGAGACTGGTTACCCGGGGGACTCAGCCCAGAGTGGACTTTGTGGGGGACTTTACCTCCTTCAGACTGG gtttcaaccaatcagagtgcAGCAGTGAGCCTTATTTCACTTGCAGGAACGGGAAGTGTATCCCTCTCGGCCTGGTGTGTGATGAAAAAGGCATCGACAACTGCGGGGATGGAAGTGACCTGGAGGAGAACCTAACGACGGGCTGTAAAG CAGGTCAGCTTCTACCTCCTGAACCTCCACCAGCGGTAGCGACCCCTCACCCACCTGTCGTGACTCCGCCCACGGTGCCGATTGCGTCGCATATGAACTGCGGCATGCCAGACAGCGCTCCGAGTCACGAGTCGGTAACAG ACTCTCCTGCCTCGCTGGCCCTGCTGGTCCTCTACATCCTCCTCGGCGTGGTGGCAGGCTGCGTGGTGCTCTGTTGGTGCTGCTGGTCGCCCGGCTGGTTCCTGTGGCGTATCAGCATCTGTCGCTTCTTACCCTGCTGCAACGTGCCCTGCTCCTCCTGCCAGCTCTGCGCTCAAAGCTGCACGCACGGCAAGGAGCACCGACTGGCAAAAGTCACACCACACACGCCGGTCAACGGGGCCCCGGCTGGCACGGCAGCAAACGCCAACAGTGCTGAAGAAAATGTTACCGTGGCGCCAGTTTAG